In Gambusia affinis linkage group LG20, SWU_Gaff_1.0, whole genome shotgun sequence, the genomic window AATAGAGACGAGCTCATAGCCAAATAGagtaaaaacacagcagatctGTTTTCAGGTCAGTAGTAATCGGCTCATAAGTGGATGAAACGCTGTATGTGAGCTGCTGTATGATGTCCAGTCATGATAATCCTGTTACCTGGCTGTCCAGTTCACCTGGTCCTGCTTtagctttgtgtttctgtttccgtGTAGGAGGATGTGACCAAGCAGTGGCTGGTGAAGAAGCAGAGGAGCCAGAGAATTGGTGAGTGGAACAGAGATGAACCCCCACATAACAGAGTGTACGTTTTCCTCATTGAAATGATTCTTTATCCTTTCAGATGCAGTCCGCTACATCCCACATGGCGGTAAGTTCTCATGTTCAGGTGTTGTGGGAGCAAGTCCCAGTTTATCAAAACATACAGAAGACTGTCTACAGTCAATACTACTTTACTGTATGGAGTTTATAAAAAcgtataaataaaacatcatagGGGTACttctaattatatttttccaGTTGCATAATATAAGAGGGAGAAGAGAgggaatgttaaaaaaaaacaaaaaacagaaaggaaaggAATCCTCCATTTGTGTCTAGGTTGGTCCTCATTTGTCGACACTAAAAGTTTAAAACGTCTTTGATGAAAAGACCTCACATCTGAACAAATGACTTTGATTCTGAATGGAGAAGTGGGTAATTTCATGattaggaaatgtttttatgtctcttACTATAATGGACCAAGTGGGAGCAACAATGGTTTACATCCTGAATGTCTTCATTAAGGCACAATGTTTCACATCATAGATATTACCAGGTTATTAGGGCAATATGTTGGTAATTTATCTAGGTGATGTATTGCTTATTTAGTGCATAGTATTGCTTTTTTATCCAAggcattcattgttttttttaatttgggtAAGGTATTGCTAATCTAGCAAGACACTATTGgctgttttatgtgtttggaTCAGAACTGGATAACCTGCAGGTcctgatcttttattttttttaatttgtggtCCAGTATTGAATGAAAATTATGAgttaaaaaggtgaaaaatgcaagaaacagtttataaaccaATTAAAATTTGTTAGGCTGAGCAGGTTAAACATGAATATCACATTGATAGAAATTGTTGTGGACTCCAATATTTACTGTTGGTCATCAGAaaggttgtttatttattttttttaaatctgggaTTTAAGAATACAACATCACCattaacaaaactttaaaatatatttttcttctttacagtCTGGAATTGGATTTGCGATGCATCAGGtatgaaaaatctttttattgttcatcGCAGGTGCGGCTTAAATCTCTCATATAATAGTTTCTGTCTGCTTCGTGTCTCCAGAGGATGTGATCCTGGACTCGGAGTCTGCCAACCCGAACCTGCTCATCTCCGCTGACGAGAAACAGCTGAGGTGCGGCCTGGAGCGCCGCGTCGTCCCGCCCTGCCCGGGGCGCTTCGACGGCTGGTGGTGCGTCGTGGGCAAGGAGGCCTACTCCTCCGGACGCCACTACTGGGAGGTGGAGGTGGGCGAGAGGGACTGGCGTCTGGGCGTGGCTAAAGCCTCCGCCGTGAGGCAGGGCTTCCGCTCCCTGAACACGGACACAGGATACCTGACCATCCGGCTGGAGAGGGGCACGGATCTGAAAGCCCTGACCGTGCCCGCCACCTTCTTACCCCAAAATGCGAAGCCCAGAAAAGTCGGGGTGTATCTGGACTACGAGCTGGGCCAGCTGTCCTTCTACGATGTGGAGAAGCGATCGCACCTGTACACATACAATGAGAACTTCACAGAGGAACTGTACCCCCTGTTCGGGACGGTGGAGGTGGTCAAAGACCTGGTGGTCCGGCCCGCGGGCGTGCGGCAGCCGTGCCTCTGCCCCGGGCCGTGCTTGTGGACCTGAGTCGCTCGGCGCGCGTCGGTCTCTTCACACCTGATTCTCCGCAGCCCACCGAGTCTTCGCCGGAGGCGTGACTCTCGCTTTGAGGTGCCTTGTGAGATCAGGATCCAGAACTGCCATCCATCCACATTacactttgtgtttctctgccttCATGGAGACATAGTGAATTGGACTCTTTGTATTTTACTGATAAATGTTTTAAGCATCAGGtaaaaacagccatttttttGGGTGATTTTTCACTCTGAGCTTTTTGAGAAACATctagaatataaaaaaaaaacccattagaTTTTCATACTACGCATTTTTATCGCACATTTTTCATGACTTGTTGAAGTTTAAAGTGGGAGCGTAAAGGCT contains:
- the zgc:194990 gene encoding butyrophilin subfamily 1 member A1 isoform X2; the encoded protein is MMKGCLQFLIEPAKKLKIRLKESRKRVKQEKKEPLVESQLFIMELGRELNRICQRSNILSHIWTGEDIWPASVCRDFLVDWAAILEKRVQHKIMPSEFQYEKPEKRDWKGHLLCMLESEGEYDMGPYRRVILDWTREIKSRAQPPVWPGEPVLMMLDDLEFQWKRGRLPNLLPAVELIMLAVLNADSPVKEDVTKQWLVKKQRSQRIDAVRYIPHGVWNWICDASEDVILDSESANPNLLISADEKQLRCGLERRVVPPCPGRFDGWWCVVGKEAYSSGRHYWEVEVGERDWRLGVAKASAVRQGFRSLNTDTGYLTIRLERGTDLKALTVPATFLPQNAKPRKVGVYLDYELGQLSFYDVEKRSHLYTYNENFTEELYPLFGTVEVVKDLVVRPAGVRQPCLCPGPCLWT
- the zgc:194990 gene encoding tripartite motif-containing protein 60 isoform X1, producing the protein MSASVLKLFYYRSRGHRPRSPAASMMKGCLQFLIEPAKKLKIRLKESRKRVKQEKKEPLVESQLFIMELGRELNRICQRSNILSHIWTGEDIWPASVCRDFLVDWAAILEKRVQHKIMPSEFQYEKPEKRDWKGHLLCMLESEGEYDMGPYRRVILDWTREIKSRAQPPVWPGEPVLMMLDDLEFQWKRGRLPNLLPAVELIMLAVLNADSPVKEDVTKQWLVKKQRSQRIDAVRYIPHGVWNWICDASEDVILDSESANPNLLISADEKQLRCGLERRVVPPCPGRFDGWWCVVGKEAYSSGRHYWEVEVGERDWRLGVAKASAVRQGFRSLNTDTGYLTIRLERGTDLKALTVPATFLPQNAKPRKVGVYLDYELGQLSFYDVEKRSHLYTYNENFTEELYPLFGTVEVVKDLVVRPAGVRQPCLCPGPCLWT